The following proteins come from a genomic window of Hydractinia symbiolongicarpus strain clone_291-10 chromosome 2, HSymV2.1, whole genome shotgun sequence:
- the LOC130630536 gene encoding polyunsaturated fatty acid 5-lipoxygenase-like: MGISSSKDFQVIVKTGDVKGGGTDSNIYCALIDDDGNRTCDVKLDCFWKNDFEKGNVDTFTVLSGQKIGSLARIELWRDKSGLKHDWFLEYIKVIQYTKLNSSLKDLFSTKEEIPFPINRWIKADQKYTFEIYDCSLPQDDKNTEQRKREIEDIKSRYLWEEKDTGLPRRIKELPAEENFSNDYKWDIVKRKAELILQQKWNSLITTNNFDSFDDYESLFKGTFGIPYGFSDWKSDKRFGQQRLRGCNPTLIRLCTELPDNFPVTNEMVESFLDGKKLDEAIKAKEVFIVNLKELEGIAVAEGRTLTKPIALFHAKKNGDLLPIAIQLFQTPSEENPIFLPSDPPHKWMLAKMYYNNTDAAIHQACTHLGFTHLVCESICICMHRTLSPSHPVYRLLAPHFLFLLAINTRAVSMLLAEGAWVDVTMSPGVAGIFEIMKRRWKKWRLDVNGWLPSDLTDRGVDDTTNLPYYFYRDDGLLVHQAIVDYVTEIIDIIYVNNERLTGDHEIQDFAKMLVDKKDGAGMEGVFGNGEFKEKSDLIKVASAVLFMSSVQHAAANFCQYDEYAFSPFYPAYLKGEVPNNKDEITEEDVVKHLPEKSMALDIMVVTNLLSECGTNNLGEFEIQYQYEPEKLQAVKRFQTALKEISATIKARNEEREHPYPYLDPEVVPNAISI, from the exons ATGGGAATCTCATCTTCCAAAGATTTTCAAGTTATTGTTAAAACAGGAGATGTTAAAGGAGGCGGGACCGACAGCAATATATATTGTGCATTAATTGATGATGATGGAAACAGAACATGTGATGTAAAGTTGGATTGCTTTTGGAAGAATGATTTTGAAAAAGGAAATGTCGATACTTTTACAGTGCTAAGTGGACAGAAAATAG GCTCACTTGCCAGAATAGAACTATGGCGCGATAAAAGCGGCTTAAAACACGATTGGTTTTTGGAATATATAAAAGTGATACAATACACAAAATTAAATTCATCTCTAAAAGATCTTTTCTCTACCAAAGAAGAAATTCCATTTCCTATAAATCGATGGATCAAAGCAGATCAAAAATACACGTTTGAAATTTACGACTGTTCCTTGCCGCAAGATGATAAAAACACAGAACAAAGAAAACGAGAGATTGAAGATATTAAGTCAAGATATCTCTGGGAAGAAAAAGACACTGGACTACCAAGAAGG atcaaGGAATTACCTGCAGAAGAAAACTTCAGTAATGACTACAAA TGGGACATTGTCAAACGTAAAGCTGAACTGATCTTGCAGCAAAAGTGGAATTCTTTGATAACAACGAATAACTTCGACAGTTTCGATGATTATGAGTCACTCTTTAAAGGAACGTTTGGTATTCCATAC GGTTTTTCCGATTGGAAATCAGATAAACGGTTTGGTCAGCAACGTTTGAGAGGATGTAACCCTACCTTGATCAGACTGTGCACAGAATTGCCAGACAA CTTTCCTGTAACGAATGAGATGGTGGAATCATTTTTGGATGGTAAAAAACTTGACGAAGCCATCAAAGCTAAAGAAGTGTTCATTGTCAACTTAAAAGAATTGGAAGGAATCGCCGTTGCTGAAGGCCGCACT TTAACCAAACCAATTGCTTTATTCCACGCCAAGAAAAATGGAGACCTTCTTCCAATTGCTATTCAACTGTTTCAAACACCATCCGAAGAGAATCCG ATATTTCTGCCGAGTGATCCACCGCACAAATGGATGCTTGCAAAGATGTATTACAATAATACTGACGCTGCCATTCATCAAGCATGCACTCATTTAG gtttcaCTCATTTGGTTTGTGAGTCCATCTGTATATGTATGCATAGGACGCTATCACCGTCTCATCCTGTATATAGGCTGCTTGCACctcactttttatttttacttgcaATAAACAC GCGAGCTGTTTCAATGTTGTTAGCAGAGGGCGCATGGGTTGATGTAACAATGTCACCAGGCGTTGCTGGAATATTTGAAATCATGAAAAGACG ttgGAAGAAATGGAGATTGGACGTAAATGGTTGGCTACCTAGCGATCTGACCGACAGAGGg gtgGACGACACAACGAATTTACCCTACTATTTTTATCGCGATGATGGTTTGCTTGTTCACCAGGCTATCGTGGATTACGTCACTGAGATTATTGACATTATTTATG TTAACAATGAAAGACTTACTGGTGATCATGAAATTCAAGATTTCGCAAAAATGCTAGTCGATAAAAAAGATGGCGCTGGAATGGAA GGTGTGTTTGGTAATGGCGAATTCAAAGAAAAATCTGATTTGATTAAAGTAGCGTCAGCAGTGTTATTCATGTCCAGCGTTCAACACGCAGCAGCTAACTTTTGTCAATACGATGAATACGCCTTCTCACCGTTCTACCCCGCCTACCTAAAAGGAGAAGTACCAAACAATAAA GATGAAATCACCGAAGAGGATGTCGTAAAACATTTACCAGAAAAATCTATGGCATTAGATATTATGGTGGTGACTAACCTTCTCAGTGAATGTGGCACCAACAACCTTGGTGAATTTGAAATACAGTATCAGTATGAACCAGAGAAGTTACAAGCTGTTAAAAG ATTCCAAACTGCTTTAAAAGAAATCAGTGCTACAATCAAAGCTCGAAACGAAGAAAGAGAACATCCTTATCCGTACCTAGATCCAGAGGTTGTGCCAAATGCAATTAGTATCTAA